The nucleotide sequence GATGTTTTCATTTGTTGCCCAAATAACCTTTCGAACACGGGCGCAAAGCGAGGAATCCTTAGATTTCTCGCTCTGCAGCCCGTGTCGAGCGCAGCCGGTCTCTCAGGAACCCGTCTGCCCTCTCCACCGAGACGCTCGACGTGTTTTTGGGGAAGGACATCTACGTCGTCGTTTGGTGGACATCTTGATCGCTATTCCGGTGCTGACTTACGCGCACACCCTCACTTATGGTCCATGCCTTCCATGCCCTTCATCCCATCCATGGGTTGTTTCCCTTTCATGACTCCAAAATGCACTTCGTTCGCGACCAGCTTATCGCCCGAGACATCTGCATGGATTACAACCTTGTCACCAACTTTTAGGTCTTTCAGGACGGCCGCGGCACCACTCTTCTCAAACTTGGTTTTGTCACTCACATCTACCGTTACGGATGTCTTGACCGTAGTTTTAACAGTAATAGAGGTATCGGAAATGCTGGTGACCGTGCCCATTACATGCTTTTCCTTTTCATGGGCAAGAGCCATTAGCGAAAATGCGAACAACAAGGTAACGACTGCGACTGTGCGTTTCATAGTTTTCTCCTCAATGATTTTGGTGCGTTGATGCTTTGGGTGCCTGGTTGCGGGGCGGGCCTTGATTCAAAAACTGCTCTTCTTGCATTTCCTCCTGTTTCTCTCCTGGACCCTTCGGATTGAGCGCTTCCATTTCACGTTCCTCCGCTGGCGTGAGCTGAGGCAGATGCCGTATGAAATGCACCAGCTTCCAGCTGGCGTCGTCTTTCTCTTCCGTGCCCCAGGCCGGCATTCCGGTGAGCCGGATACCGTTGTGAATGGTGTAGTAGAGCTCTCCATCGGTCAGGTTCTGCGTCTGCGGCAACCGCATGTCAGGAGCCTTCGGATACAAATTCCGTCCGATCTCGGTATTCCCGCTCCCGTTATTGGCGTGGCAGATGGCACAGTGATCGGCGAAATGTGCTCTCGCTTCGGTCACTAACTCCGGGGACGGCGGGAACGGATTTTTCTCTCTCATGGCCTTCGACGGAACAGCCAGCTTCCGCGCGGTGCGGGCAACGTAGCTCTCCAGCGCCGAAGGCTGGTCACGGGCGCTGAAACCGCGGCGCACCGCAGATATCGCTGCCGCAATTACCAGCATCGCGGCGACGAGCACCAACAGCCCCACAAGTCGATTTCTTCGCATTGCTCCTCCTCACGTATTTATTGCGGCTGCATGGAATTCGTGGACGAAGGCACATTGAGTTCGCGCACCGGCTGATCCATTTCCCCCGGACGGCTGGGTGCCTCCAAACCATCGGTCAAGAGAAAGCCTTTCAGTGCGATCGAATTCCCCCAAAGAGTTTCCAGGGCCGAGATGTAGTCGGTCTGAAGCTGGAACAATGTCCGCTGCGAGATCAGCACCTGCGGATAGGCAGCTGCCATTCCGCCATAGCTCTTCACGTAGAGGTCGTAAGCTTTCTGAGCACGCGGGATCATCCGATTTCGGTATTTCTCCACCATCGCGCGTGATGTCAGGTAGTTCTGAACCAATGCTGCCGCACGTTCCCGCAGAACCAACTGGACGCGTTCCACTTCGCGCTGGGCACGTTCGATGTCGGCCCGGGAAGCCTGCACATTGCCCTGGTTACGGTTGAAAATGGGAATTTGCACGCCGACCTCCGCAAATCCCTGCAAACCGATCGGCCGGTTTGTAGTCGCGTCCAGTTCGCGGTTTTGCTGAAGCCCGCCCCGAAGTTGCAGATCAGGGATCGGTTCACGCTTCGCCCGAGCTAGCGATGCCTCTGCCCGGAGCACGCCCAACTCCGCGATCTTGACAGCTGGACTATCCTGCAAGATCGCCTGCAGCCACTGGTCGGGATTGTCCTCGGGTAAGTCTTCGAGATTTCCGGCAAGCTGTGTCAGAGGCATCACTGGCTTTCCGACTGTCGCCGCCAGGGAGCGCCACACCCGTAGCTGCTTTTGCTCCGCCGCGACCACCGCCAGTTCCGCTTGCTCCCCTTCGACCTCGGCTTGCAGGACGTCGGGTTGATCCGCCTGTCCAACGTTGCCAAGCTGATGGGAAGTATTCACCGCGTCTGCGGCCAACTGGCTGAGCTTGCGACGTAGATCCACCATCTCTTGAGCGGCCAGCGCCTGGGAATAAAACAAACGCACGCTGTTGATCACCCGCAGCCGTTGCTCTTCTCCCTCGACTTCTGCTTGCTTCTTTTCCTGCTCGAACACGCGGCGACTCAGTCCGAGCTTCCCGCCGAGGACGATGTCTTGGCTTACAAAGAAACCCTGTTCCCCTCCACCTTGGTTTCCGCCTCGGATTTGTTCACCCTGATACCCAACCGTGGGATTGGGATAGAGTCCGCTTTGCAGTTTCCGTCCTTCGGCGGCACGAATCTCGGCCGCAGCCTGGGCCAGAGTGGGATTGCTACTCAGAGCCATTTGCTCCAACTCGCCCAAGGTGAGTCCGGTTTGGTCGGCTCCCTTTTGCTGCGGCGGACTCGCCACCGTTGCATTTGGCATCGGCATGTTTGGCATCGACTGGTCTTGACCGAACCCGAACGTTACCGCTGCCAGCAAAGTCCCGAAAACCAGGGACCGTGACGTCCGCGAAAAATATCTATTCATTGCGTTCTCCTCCTCCATGCCTGTTATCCGTGGTGCGGGTGCTCCATGCCGGGCATGGACTCGGGCTTGCCCTTCTGCTGCTCGCGCAACGCCATCACCTTGTCGTACATGTCAGGCGGCAGCACTCGCAAAAAGGTCATCATCCCTTGCATGAATCCGCTCCAGCCGGGCCGAAGCCCGTAGTTCTCCGGTTTCTCCACCATCTTGTCCATCGCCATTGCCGGCCCCTCCATGAAGGCATCCTGCGGAAATCCGGGAACCGAGTTAGCGTCTTTCGCCACTTCCGGCGCTACCATCTGCATCCCTTCGTGTTGCATTCCCGGCATGTTGTCCATGGAGTGCTCCGCCTTTTGCGCGCTGAGAGGTGCGTTACCCAACGTCTGATCGCGCGTGGAACCCACACCCATTCCACGACCCAGACTTGGACCTTTGTCCTCGGAAGTGGCATGTCCCCCGCGCAAAATGCCCATACCCTCTTCCATGCCCAAGCCCGCGGGCATGCCGTTGCTACCTCGGGTCATCGGGCCTACCACCGACGACATCTGGTTCATCATGTGGTGGGGCAGGTGGCAGTGGATCATCCAGTCGCCCGGGTTATTGGCGATGAATTCGACATCGGCGGCTTCGGCCACTCCCACGAGAACGGTGTTCTTCGGACCCCAAGTGGTCTTGGGCTGTCGTCCCCCTTCGGTACCGGTTACCACGAAAGTGTGCCCGTGCAGGTGAATCGGATGATGGTCCATTCCCAGGTTGATGAAGCGAAGGCGAACGCGATCGTTGTGCCGGACAATCAGCGGAGTGGTGGCCGGACCAGCCTTGCCGTTGAACGTCAGCCAGTTAAATTCCATGTTCATGGAATTTGGAATGGGATTGTTGGGGAGGATTGCGAACTCTTGCAAGATGATCGCGAAATCTTTGTCGACCGGGGGATCGTAAATCTTCTTGGGATGCATGATGAAGGTCCCGATCATCCCCATCATTTCTTGCATCGCCATGTGGGAGTGATAAAAGAAAGTTCCCGCCTGATGCAGAGTGAACTCATAAACAAAACGGCCGCCGGGGGGCATTGGATCCTGGCTACTTCCCGGCGCGCCGTCCATGTCGATTGGAATCTCAAATCCGTGCCAATGCATCGAGGTGGGCTCAGGAAGATGGTTGTCCACGATGATCCTCACCCGATCACCCTGGTTCACCTGAATGGTGGGTCCCGGAGCGCTGCCGTTATAGCCCCACAGGTTTGCGATCTTTCCGGGCATCAGTTCCTGCTTCACAGGCTCGGCAATCAAGTGAAACTCTTTCGCCCCCCCGGCCATGCGCCACGGAAGTTCGGGAACATCCGGCGTCTCCACGGAAACGATCCGGCCGCTGCCCTGCCTAGCGTGGTCCATGTGCTCCATATCCATGCTTTTTCCGCTCGCCTGCGTAGAGGCTGCAAACAGGCGAGGTGCAGCTGCCAGACCGGCACCCAGGCCAAAAGTGTTTCTCAGGAAATCACGTCTGTTCTTCATGGCTCTTCCTTTTCAAGCGTTGGCGGACCCAATTGCCCTCATGAACTCAATGGACATTGGATCAAAGAGAGATGCGCAGCCAGGCAATCGACACAAGTCGCTGCTTTGGCTATGCCGTAGCTAGAAGGAGATGGAGAAACTCAGATGCGAAGGATGTTGAAGGAAGCAGAATATGCAGGCGGAGGAGCGGGGGGACCACTATCCGAACTCCACGCTGCGGCACCGGGCGCCAGAAGCTCGACCGTAGCATCCAGGACCATGGGGCCGCTCTCGATTGCCGTCACCTGTGGGAGAACCTCTCTCAACGTGTTGAGACGTTCGGCGGTGACACAATTCGGCTGACACGATGGCGACATCATCACCAGACTCATGGCCTGAAGCGCTGGACGATTCATGGCGGAGTGATCGTGAACCATTCCCGGCATAGCACCCGAGGGCTCACTGCAGTGGGTCTGAATTTCCGTTTGGGCGTGGCGTTGACACATGAGTACGCAGAGCCCAGTCGGAGTAAAAATCCCGCCAAGGAGAACAACCAAGAGTACGCTCGACGTTGCGGTTCGCGAGGTCACTTCTCGAAACTCTACCTCAGACACTATGAGATGCGCAAACTCGTTTAAAGGCTTTCCCGATTCCCCACCTTGTAGCAGTCTTAATCTCGACCGTTTCGTCGGGCTGTTTTAGCCTTACTTTCCCTCACGGACGGAAAATGCTAGGCGGAGGCGGAAACACACAGAACTTTGCAGGCTCCCATCTAATCGGGAGCCACCGCGCTTAAGAAACTGGTTATTGCTCCTATTCGTTTTTTGAATTGGAGTGTCGAACCTCAGCGGGGTACTCTGACGCGCAGGCAATTTCAATGCGAGTTGCGATTGCGACAAGCACATGAGGACATGAAAATGCTCGATACACCCATGAAAAGCAAACCGAGAACCAAAATTTTGACCGGCGCGATGGCCCTTTTGCTGGTGATTGGCATGGCCGTAGTCTTACAGAGCAAAAGCTCAGCCGAGGATCAGTCCAGCGACAAAATGCAAATGAAGGTTCCGCAAACTGCCATGGATCACTCCGCAATGGCAGAGCATTACCAGAAGAAGGCAGCGGAATATCACGCCGATATCGAAGCTCACAAGGCAATGTTGGCCGAATACAAAAAGGGTGCGGTCGAGAACCCAAAGATGGGTGAAAACCCCCACGTCAAGGCTGAGCGGCTCCACTGTGAAAAGTACATCAAAGCTGCGGAAGCCTTGGCGGCAGAAGCTGCCGAATCGGCCAAGTTTCATAGCCTCCGTGCGAAGGAGATGGAGGGCAAGTGAATCCTTCCCAGGCAGCGTGCGCCGTACCGCAGCGATCTTCTGGTGCTCCATTGGCTCTTTTGCCGTCTTGAGCAGTACCTTCAATTCCTTCTTACTGATGACCGGTTTCTTGTCGACGGCCGCGGAGTATGCGGGCACAAGATGATCGTGGACGGCATCGTAGAACCGATGGAGCTAGCGCATCTCCCTTATAGAAACGGCAAAACCTACGAAGATTACCTGGGATTGAGAGGCCTCGAACGCATGGGGAAAAAGAAATGGCGCCACTACGTTGCTCGCATCGTGCAGGACTTTCAGACGGCCTTGGACGCGGACTGCGTCGTGCTCGGCGGCTGAAATGTGAAGAAAATCAAAACACTACCACCGAAAACACGTTTGGGCGCGAATGGGAACGCATTCCTCGGCGGCCACCGCTTGTGGTCGACGAAACAAGGTGCGGGAAGCAGCGTTTCGTCGAATAGCTACAAGCCAAAGGAACATCTCAATCACATTCCGCCAGCCACTCACTATTGAGAACGGCAAAGAAGAAATAGCGAATGAACCTGCCGACTCCGCTCGTAACCTTAAGCATGGCTAGTCCGGGCATGATTGGACAAATTCGGTGGCCTCCTGCCATCCCATGCCTTCCAAGCGATGGCTAAGGCGACCACAGCCAACAATGCCGCCGTCAGAAGGTATGGAGCGTTCATCTGCCAGGCGAACAGCGCGCCTCCCAATATGGGGCCGCTGGCCTGACCGAGACTGTTGGCCGCATTTTGAAGGCCGAGCGCAGTACCTACCCGGCTGTTTCCCCCGCGCTTCGAGATCAAAGCCGCGAGGTTCGGAGAAACAAACGCCGTTCCCAAAGCGAGCAGCCCAACAAAGGCAAAGACAAAGAACCTTGCGCGTACCATTACCAGAAGCGTAAGACTAGTTCCCATCAAGCCGAAGCCCGCTCCGATCTGGTAAATCTCGCGGATACGTCCTGCTAGCAAACCGACCGCCCCGATTTGAAAAACGGTCATCACCAATCCACATACCACGAACACGGCCCCCACTTCAGTGGGACCGTAGTTGAATTTCGCCTGCGCATAAAGCGCGAATGTCCCTTCAAAGATCGCAAGCCCGAATTGTACGGCGAGCGCCAGACCGAGGAGCGCACCGAGACTTCGTGCTAGGCCTCGCCAGTCCGTCTTCGTCTCTTCGCCCCCGACTCGCGGCCGATGTGCGGGCAGCGACTCCGGCAGCCACCGCATCGCCGCAAAAAGCGTGAGCACGCCCAGGAAGGCCGCCGCGAAGAACGGGACCGAGAAACTATCAATCATGAAGTGCCCGTAGCGCGCGGTGAAATGCAGGTTTCTGCGAGACAATATTCCGCCGAGCGCCGGACCGACGACGAAGCCGAGACTCACCGCCGTGCCCAACCACGCCATCCCTCGACCGCGCTCCTCATCCGTCGTCATGTCGGCAACGTAAGCTCCCGAGACCGGCAGCGTCGCCGAAGACAAGATGCCACCGAGAATGCGTGCCGCGTAGAGCAGCCAGAGCGATGTGGCCAGGCCGAAAAGGACCTGCGCGATGACGTAGCCCGCAATGCCGATCAAGATGAGCGGTCTCCTTCCCGTTCGATCTGACAAGCGCCCCCATACGGGCGCGAAGATGAGTTGCCCCACCGCGTACACGCCAGTCAAAAAGCCGACGTGCATCACCACCGACTGGCGCGATACACCTTCTGCCAGTGCGAGACGCTCGACGTAGAACGGCAGTACTGGCACCGTAATGCCCAGGCCGATCATGACGACGAACAAGCATGCGAGAAGCACAAACAGATGTTTACTGATCACGCCAGCACCCTTCCGTTTGCCTTTATAGCGTCTCTAGGCACGCGCCAAGTAAAAATGTGGGCGGGCCGAGGTGTGACTACTGCTTTGCCGGCAGACCCCACCGGCGGGTGAGCAGGTTATAGATGGGGACGAACACAAGTCCGGCATATACGCCGTAGAGAAAGCTCTCAATCAACCCCAAGCAGAAGCCCCCGAAGGTCAGCCACTTGAAAGCAGGTAGAACCATTTCGAGGCATTGAGCCATGTGTAAGCTCGGCGGCACGATCAATCCGTAGATGACGCACAGGACGAAGCTGATAGCGGTAAAGATTCCCAGTGACCAGCTCACGATTTTGACATTCAGCATTGCTCTTACTCCCTTCCGCTTCGCGGTTGTTCGTGCTTCTCGCGGGCGACAGTCGTTTCCCTCTCATCCGGGCTTCGCATAGACCTTAGCTTCCGGAGGGTCGGCGAGTATTCCTGGGGGCAGGCGTTCCGGCAGGTCAAGCCGTGCCACACCGATCCGGTTGTCCGCCATACCGTAATAAATGTCGAAGCGATTGGGTGAGTCGATATCGTCGCGCCGGTCGATGGCGGTGGGAAACACCACGTTGGCGATGGTCCCTTGTCGCTCCTGCGGTAACTCAGGTGTTAACACTGGCTCCGGGGAACGATAACGGATAAAGCTCGGATGTTTCTCCGAGAGCACCATCACCCCTCCCGAGTATCGCAACTGGCGTTCGTTGTTTGGCGCCGCCATTTCGCTCACGCCATGGTAAAAGATTAGCCAGCCGTGCCGGGTCAGGACAGGCGGCGTGCCACCGCCGATCTTGAGCCGCTCCCAGGGCGACACAGGAGCGGCCAGCCGGTGGTGCGAATCGAAATGGCAGAGGTGACGACAGAGCTGATTCTCGCAGCATTCCTTGATCAGAGAGTTATAGGATATCCAGATGCTCTCCAGAAGGATATCCACCACGCGAGGACCGCGGCTATGAAGTTTTTCGTCCGGCCCGGTGCCTGGGAAGAGCGGACGATGGATGAGCGCCATGGCAGGTTGTCCGTCTGGATCGGGGATGGCGACGGGAAAGAACGATGCATCTTTGTTGGCGACATCGTTGAAATCCACACCCTCATACGGCTGGAAGGTCACCAGCCCCAACCGTTCCCAGTGAAACAGATCTTCCGAGACGGCCAGCGCAATACGTGGTCCCCGTGATGAAAACGCCGTGTAGGTCATCACATACCGCTGGAGCGGCTCGATGAAAGTGATGCGCGGATCCTCGCAACCTCCGCCATCGGCCCGTAATTCGTAATCAGCTTCTGGCTCCAGCGCGATACCGAGTCGCTCGACTCCCACCGGATCACCGGCCTCGTTGAAGCGCACGCGCGCGATGCCAATCCGCGAGTAATTGCCCCGCGCCACCCACCGGGGAAAGAGATAGAGCTGCCCATCGCGACCACGCGCCGATGCCGGATTCAACACGCCTTCCACCTCCATCGGATTGCCCGGCTCCGGCTCCATCACTATTCCCAGGCGCTGCAGCGTGAGTTCACTCATCAAATCCCTTTCACAAGGTCACGCCTTCCCAGTCGCGATCTGCCAAACAAGCGGTAATCGTTTCGATAATCCGTTTCGTCTCATTGGGATCTCTCACCTGGATGGAGACAACGCCTGTTTCTCTAGCCGGATAGTCGTTTTCACCAGGAAACACGGCCACTTTGACGATCCCGAGAAGGTCATGCGGCAGGACGGACATTTCGACATCAAGAGACGATTTGCTTTCGGCAAGCGTGCCATCGAGGTCGAAAACAATCAGACGTTTCATTTTTACTTTTCGTCATTCGCTTAACTTCGTACGTCCGCTCGCAATCAGTGCTGATGCCCGCCTGAACTCGTGTTCACGACGCGACCTTGCGCTTCGTCTTTTTCATCCTCGCTTCGTTGACGATTATCTCCACTATGGCGACTATGCCCACCGTGCCCGAACATGTGCATCGCGATAAAGGCGATGAAGATCAACACCCAGAACCAGTTTGCCGTAACCCATGCCATGACTTTTCTCCCTCCGGTTTGTCGTCCCGCCCCTCCTCGCTAAGACTTGAAGCCGGCAGCGGCGATGAAACTCTCGCGCGACGGGCTCTTATCACCGCTGCCGTTTTCTTGAAAGGCACCTTGGGCGCAGCGGGCGGATCGGGAATCATCGTATGTATCCTTCAAAGCTGCCGTATCGCTCGATGACGGGACCGCGTGGGAAACTAAGCAGTATCACCAGGGTACCGGCAACCATGTCGTTCCATGTCGCGGCAGTCGTGGCACCGGCCAGTAGCCACGGGGCAGCGATTATCCATGCGCCAAAAAGCACGTTGACAAAGCGCGCGGCACGACCCACTTCGGCGAGCGCGATTACGGCGACGGTCAGGATAAGAGCGCCGACAAGGTGGTCGCTGTGGGCAGCCTTCCCAGTACTGCCAAGTGTGGAGGGCGCAAACATCAGCCACAGCCCCAGCGACGCGCCGATGAGTAAGTTCCACGGTAGCGACACTCCCCAGAACATTGCCATGGGATGCATCACGTCGGGATGGACTGTAATCGTGCCAGCTTCACGTGTCTCGCGCAGCGCGCCTCCCGACCAGAATACTTTCCAGAGCGACTGACCTTCCCGGTGCGATTGGACGAGGAATTGCAGCATTGCCGCAACTTCGTCGAGCGTGAGCGAAATCATGATGAG is from Acidobacteriota bacterium and encodes:
- a CDS encoding DUF2933 domain-containing protein produces the protein MAWVTANWFWVLIFIAFIAMHMFGHGGHSRHSGDNRQRSEDEKDEAQGRVVNTSSGGHQH
- a CDS encoding MFS transporter, with protein sequence MIGLGITVPVLPFYVERLALAEGVSRQSVVMHVGFLTGVYAVGQLIFAPVWGRLSDRTGRRPLILIGIAGYVIAQVLFGLATSLWLLYAARILGGILSSATLPVSGAYVADMTTDEERGRGMAWLGTAVSLGFVVGPALGGILSRRNLHFTARYGHFMIDSFSVPFFAAAFLGVLTLFAAMRWLPESLPAHRPRVGGEETKTDWRGLARSLGALLGLALAVQFGLAIFEGTFALYAQAKFNYGPTEVGAVFVVCGLVMTVFQIGAVGLLAGRIREIYQIGAGFGLMGTSLTLLVMVRARFFVFAFVGLLALGTAFVSPNLAALISKRGGNSRVGTALGLQNAANSLGQASGPILGGALFAWQMNAPYLLTAALLAVVALAIAWKAWDGRRPPNLSNHARTSHA
- a CDS encoding copper oxidase — its product is MKNRRDFLRNTFGLGAGLAAAPRLFAASTQASGKSMDMEHMDHARQGSGRIVSVETPDVPELPWRMAGGAKEFHLIAEPVKQELMPGKIANLWGYNGSAPGPTIQVNQGDRVRIIVDNHLPEPTSMHWHGFEIPIDMDGAPGSSQDPMPPGGRFVYEFTLHQAGTFFYHSHMAMQEMMGMIGTFIMHPKKIYDPPVDKDFAIILQEFAILPNNPIPNSMNMEFNWLTFNGKAGPATTPLIVRHNDRVRLRFINLGMDHHPIHLHGHTFVVTGTEGGRQPKTTWGPKNTVLVGVAEAADVEFIANNPGDWMIHCHLPHHMMNQMSSVVGPMTRGSNGMPAGLGMEEGMGILRGGHATSEDKGPSLGRGMGVGSTRDQTLGNAPLSAQKAEHSMDNMPGMQHEGMQMVAPEVAKDANSVPGFPQDAFMEGPAMAMDKMVEKPENYGLRPGWSGFMQGMMTFLRVLPPDMYDKVMALREQQKGKPESMPGMEHPHHG
- a CDS encoding glycosidase, with the protein product MSELTLQRLGIVMEPEPGNPMEVEGVLNPASARGRDGQLYLFPRWVARGNYSRIGIARVRFNEAGDPVGVERLGIALEPEADYELRADGGGCEDPRITFIEPLQRYVMTYTAFSSRGPRIALAVSEDLFHWERLGLVTFQPYEGVDFNDVANKDASFFPVAIPDPDGQPAMALIHRPLFPGTGPDEKLHSRGPRVVDILLESIWISYNSLIKECCENQLCRHLCHFDSHHRLAAPVSPWERLKIGGGTPPVLTRHGWLIFYHGVSEMAAPNNERQLRYSGGVMVLSEKHPSFIRYRSPEPVLTPELPQERQGTIANVVFPTAIDRRDDIDSPNRFDIYYGMADNRIGVARLDLPERLPPGILADPPEAKVYAKPG
- a CDS encoding TolC family protein; translated protein: MNRYFSRTSRSLVFGTLLAAVTFGFGQDQSMPNMPMPNATVASPPQQKGADQTGLTLGELEQMALSSNPTLAQAAAEIRAAEGRKLQSGLYPNPTVGYQGEQIRGGNQGGGEQGFFVSQDIVLGGKLGLSRRVFEQEKKQAEVEGEEQRLRVINSVRLFYSQALAAQEMVDLRRKLSQLAADAVNTSHQLGNVGQADQPDVLQAEVEGEQAELAVVAAEQKQLRVWRSLAATVGKPVMPLTQLAGNLEDLPEDNPDQWLQAILQDSPAVKIAELGVLRAEASLARAKREPIPDLQLRGGLQQNRELDATTNRPIGLQGFAEVGVQIPIFNRNQGNVQASRADIERAQREVERVQLVLRERAAALVQNYLTSRAMVEKYRNRMIPRAQKAYDLYVKSYGGMAAAYPQVLISQRTLFQLQTDYISALETLWGNSIALKGFLLTDGLEAPSRPGEMDQPVRELNVPSSTNSMQPQ
- a CDS encoding c-type cytochrome, with the protein product MRRNRLVGLLVLVAAMLVIAAAISAVRRGFSARDQPSALESYVARTARKLAVPSKAMREKNPFPPSPELVTEARAHFADHCAICHANNGSGNTEIGRNLYPKAPDMRLPQTQNLTDGELYYTIHNGIRLTGMPAWGTEEKDDASWKLVHFIRHLPQLTPAEEREMEALNPKGPGEKQEEMQEEQFLNQGPPRNQAPKASTHQNH